In Styela clava chromosome 14, kaStyClav1.hap1.2, whole genome shotgun sequence, the following are encoded in one genomic region:
- the LOC120341028 gene encoding lysine-specific demethylase 5A-like, which yields MFDDEFFPPPEAPVFEPNEEEFAHPLGYIAKIRPIAEKAGICKIRPPPYWQPPFAIDVENFKFTPRIQRLNELGIQTRIRLQFIQKVAKFWELQGTTFRLPHIAGSPLDLYGLHETVRKLGGFEEVCKNRQWNAACVKLGVAKNFSATIKQHYERLLYPYDIMVSGVLLESLDGSGKPLPSFSGRYGGNSKVKPQREQEDESEAARQKNKRRTIDDPSLVVDVSNNKELAKLQLFGAGPKMVGLGLIAKRRNRIKSEEANKKEIKSEPAPATIKIEPKNEDCKNIFDLMDYNGEIETKIKPETAIPTATVDTTSINTRKKGSEQLPYSILDTMGNCKVCLKDHNDTQLLLCDGCDDSYHTYCLIPPLNQVPKGDWRCPKCLSKECNKVIDAYGFEQARKQYTLQSFGEMADAFKSEYFTKPVHMIPTELVEREFWRLIGSIEEDVAVEYGADIHVLNHGSGFPRMCDKEKHPLSAEEEDYAKSGWNLNNLPVAKQSLLSYMTGDMSGMKIPWVYVGMCFSAFCWHIEDHWTYSINYLHWGEPKTWYGVPREDAIKLEEVMQNTAPDLFKNHPDVMHHLVTTINPSTLMNNGVRVVRTNQCAGEFIVTFPRAYHAGFNQGYNFAEAVNFCPADWIPIGRQSVAHYRAVKRACVFSHEEILCKVANNPDVLDVQLAAAVYRDMLAMLQEEREARKKLHELGVCQAEREAFEVVPDDERQCFICKTACFLSAITCPCRPDHLVCTFHVNRLCSTCDPSKFILRYRYTLDELPPLLHKMKLRAESFDTWTTKLGDAFSRFENKYTLHELKELLEEAVQGKFPENDLLHQLQSAVREAEKCSRVAQQLVVVRKHRTRQKEIHSTAGIITHPNTCLLTLEEIRAFYLQLLGLPCTIPNLDQVSDYIKRIEKFVTQTEIILQEEEPCSHNIAVLIEDSLDFDLELPQVTLLHHALQQAKWLEEVRSCLLLDDEINDCDPPPSLITLEQLRKLIDSGVSVSPRPAVERAMAELQELLNLSEAWEDKAKSFLEMKEKGSLKTAEVITSESQNVPVQLIHCAELQEVVEKANIWEKKLHTIHNQDYYPYLEVLEALLLQANSMEVKLSQLPILNTQVEAAQEWKERTCRAFLKKNTIFSLFEVLSPRSAENRGQTNLKAMRRKIKDAQTEQQQMIEKWAKTDNFDIKNPIDPAEVVAKFKDMEEKELEVMKDMRSRNNRKSTITPTNIEVKSENDSYCVCKRPSSGFMLQCELCHDWFHTSCVPPIKFNKEKSKVQQVYELKFLCPLCHRSRRPRLEVILSLLLQLQKLPVRIREGEALQCLTERAMSWQDRARDILKAPEYAAIIKKLNKKMKENEKLWQEQEKKISTDVPKISLTNGHNSEIALSATARRMSSIESINDTIDSVLRKSCPQEETRTVDSSGVDALLSAASKTDTEQEDVMEAAEVLAMIACASNHHQSQVNAEVESTNPASKIENNPSHQPDTEVKAVITSTTDEPSIKDMDKVDDNHKKDNAIEQPIAVSDYEQTSKEEKSEQTPPHPVHSEDITSTKEDVASAEVVDEPSLEVKELRKETEEILKGPLIDLPDEMKTILEELMMEGDLLEVSLDETQQIWKILQASQPINDEKFLELCESEASQTILKSNGLDKEADRKRKKKEEVAITNFAEKRKKKQRNSTDGTPFSGKDNKKHEKKKKRKSEGKQSVLDTFVAFDDDEYAFCAVKEATGGSVFCQQPTGEEVDWLQCDGGCEGWFHCVCVSVSPEEARELDYVCEKCAAAKLANFELNLCEDMPSQIERQNSDCSSGMEVDVTNSTPSMSPAPVVSAPV from the coding sequence ATGTTTGATGATGAATTCTTTCCTCCTCCAGAGGCTCCAGTTTTTGAGCCAAACGAAGAAGAATTTGCTCATCCACTTGGATACATTGCTAAGATCAGACCTATAGCAGAAAAAGCAGGCATTTGTAAAATACGGCCTCCACCTTATTGGCAACCCCCATTTGCTATTGAcgtagaaaatttcaaatttacacCGAGAATACAGAGACTTAATGAATTAGGTATTCAAACTCGGATTCGACTTCAATTCATTCAGAAAGTAGCTAAGTTTTGGGAATTACAGGGTACTACATTCAGACTGCCACACATTGCCGGCTCTCCTTTAGATTTGTATGGTCTCCATGAGACCGTAAGGAAATTGGGGGGATTTGAAGAAGTCTGCAAGAACCGCCAATGGAATGCCGCATGTGTAAAGTTAGGAGTTGCAAAAAATTTTTCTGCAACAATAAAACAACATTATGAAAGATTGCTGTATCCATATGACATAATGGTTTCTGGCGTTCTTCTTGAGAGCCTTGATGGCTCTGGGAAACCACTTCCAAGTTTTTCAGGAAGATATGGAGGGAATAGCAAGGTAAAACCACAGAGAGAGCAAGAAGATGAAAGTGAAGCTGCCCGCcagaaaaataaaagaagaacTATAGATGATCCATCTCTTGTTGTAGACGTATCAAATAACAAAGAACTTGCCAAATTGCAGCTTTTTGGTGCAGGCCCAAAAATGGTAGGCCTGGGATTAATTGCTAAGAGAAGAAATCGAATAAAATCAGAAGAggcaaataaaaaagaaattaaaagtGAACCTGCACCCGCTACTATCAAAATAGAACCGAAGAATGAggattgcaaaaatatatttgatttgatgGATTACAACGGGGAAATAGAAACTAAGATAAAGCCAGAAACTGCAATTCCTACCGCAACAGTTGACACAACCTCAATAAACACACGAAAGAAGGGTTCAGAACAGCTCCCATACTCCATTCTTGATACAATGGGTAATTGTAAAGTTTGTCTGAAGGATCACAATGACACTCAACTTTTACTCTGTGATGGATGTGATGACAGTTACCATACCTACTGTCTGATTCCACCATTGAACCAAGTTCCCAAAGGGGATTGGCGATGTCCAAAATGCTTGTCTAAAGAATGCAACAAAGTCATAGACGCTTATGGTTTTGAACAAGCAAGAAAGCAATACACACTACAAAGTTTTGGAGAAATGGCTGATGCTTTTAAGTcagaatattttacaaaacCTGTTCACATGATCCCCACTGAGTTGGTTGAAAGAGAATTCTGGAGATTAATTGGATCAATAGAAGAGGATGTTGCAGTGGAGTATGGCGCCGATATTCATGTTCTTAATCACGGAAGTGGATTTCCTAGAATGTGCGACAAAGAGAAACATCCACTTTCTGCTGAAGAAGAGGATTATGCAAAAAGTGGATGGAATTTAAACAATCTACCAGTTGCGAAACAATCATTACTAAGTTATATGACTGGTGACATGTCAGGAATGAAAATACCATGGGTTTATGTCGGTATGTGCTTCTCTGCTTTTTGTTGGCACATTGAAGATCATTGGACATATTCTATCAATTATCTTCACTGGGGAGAACCAAAGACTTGGTATGGTGTTCCAAGAGAAGATGCAATCAAACTGGAAGAAGTAATGCAAAATACCGCACCTGACCTATTCAAGAACCACCCTGATGTTATGCATCATCTTGTAACCACTATCAATCCTTCAACTCTGATGAACAATGGTGTGCGAGTTGTCCGAACTAACCAATGTGCGGGTGAATTCATTGTTACCTTCCCCAGGGCATATCATGCAGGTTTTAATCAGGGATATAACTTTGCAGAAGCCGTGAACTTTTGTCCAGCTGATTGGATACCTATTGGCAGACAATCTGTTGCTCACTATCGCGCAGTAAAAAGAGCATGTGTGTTTTCACACGAAGAAATTTTATGTAAAGTCGCCAATAATCCTGACGTTTTAGATGTTCAACTTGCAGCTGCTGTTTACAGAGATATGCTTGCTATGCTGCAAGAGGAAAGAGAAGCAAGAAAGAAACTTCATGAGCTTGGTGTATGTCAAGCTGAAAGGGAAGCTTTTGAGGTTGTACCCGATGATGAACGTCAGTGTTTCATCTGCAAAACAGCATGCTTTTTGTCCGCAATTACATGCCCATGTAGACCAGATCACCTTGTCTGTACGTTCCATGTCAACAGGCTCTGCAGCACTTGTGATCCAAGTAAATTTATACTTCGATATAGATACACATTGGATGAATTACCTCCATTGCTTCATAAGATGAAATTGCGAGCGGAGTCTTTTGATACATGGACTACAAAATTAGGCGATGCGTTTTCAAGATTTGAAAACAAGTATACATTACACGAATTGAAAGAATTGCTTGAAGAAGCTGTGCAAGGGAAATTTCCAGAAAATGATTTGCTGCATCAATTGCAGTCAGCTGTACGGGAAGCCGAAAAGTGTTCACGAGTTGCCCAACAGCTTGTTGTGGTTAGAAAGCACAGGACTAGGCAAAAAGAAATTCATTCCACAGCTGGTATTATAACTCATCCAAATACTTGTTTATTGACGCTGGAAGAAATAAGGGCTTTTTATCTACAACTATTAGGTTTACCATGCACAATTCCAAACTTGGATCAGGTTTCTGATTATATAAAgcgaattgaaaaatttgttacTCAAACTGAAATTATTCTGCAAGAGGAAGAACCTTGCAGTCATAACATTGCTGTTTTGATAGAGGATTCACTAGATTTTGATCTGGAACTTCCACAGGTGACGTTACTACACCACGCACTACAACAAGCAAAGTGGTTAGAAGAAGTCAGATCTTGTCTCCTTTTGGACGATGAAATAAATGATTGTGATCCTCCACCATCATTGATAACATTGGAGCAATTAAGGAAGTTGATAGATTCTGGAGTGTCTGTGTCACCTAGGCCTGCTGTTGAACGTGCAATGGCTGAGTTGCAGGAACTTCTCAATCTTTCAGAAGCATGGGAGGATAAGGCTAAAAGCTTTCTCGAAATGAAGGAAAAAGGCAGTCTAAAAACAGCAGAAGTTATCACATCCGAGTCCCAAAATGTTCCAGTGCAACTTATACATTGTGCTGAGCTACAGGAAGTGGTTGAAAAAGCAAACATTTGGGAGAAAAAGTTGCATACCATTCATAATCAGGATTACTATCCATATCTTGAGGTTTTGGAAGCTCTCCTTCTACAAGCAAATTCTATGGAAGTCAAACTGTCTCAGTTACCAATTTTAAACACACAAGTTGAAGCAGCACAAGAATGGAAAGAGAGAACTTGTCGAGCTTTCCTAAAGAAAAACACAATATTCTCTTTGTTTGAAGTATTGAGTCCTCGTTCTGCAGAAAATAGGGGTCAGACTAACTTGAAAGCAATGCGAAGAAAAATCAAAGATGCACAGACAGAGCAGCAacaaatgattgaaaaatggGCCAAAACGgataattttgatataaaaaatccTATTGACCCAGCTGAGGTAGTAGCAAAGTTCAAGGACATGGAAGAAAAAGAACTAGAAGTCATGAAAGATATGAGATCGCGGAACAATAGAAAGAGCACAATAACACCTACAAATATTGAAGTCAAATCTGAAAACGACTCGTACTGTGTTTGCAAACGTCCATCATCCGGGTTCATGCTTCAATGTGAACTCTGTCATGACTGGTTTCATACTTCTTGTGTGCCACCGATTAAATTCAATAAAGAAAAAAGCAAAGTACAACAGGTCTATgagctaaaatttttatgtcCTTTATGTCATCGCTCAAGGAGACCACGGTTAGAGGTTATTTTATCTCTTTTGCTTCAACTCCAGAAATTGCCTGTTCGGATTCGTGAAGGTGAGGCTTTACAGTGTTTGACAGAACGTGCAATGAGTTGGCAGGATCGTGCAAGGGATATTTTAAAAGCCCCTGAGTATGcagcaataataaaaaaactaaacaagaagatgaaagaaaatgaaaaattatggcaggaacaagaaaaaaagatttcaaCCGATGTCCCTAAAATTTCCCTCACAAACGGACACAACTCGGAAATAGCTTTATCTGCCACTGCTAGAAGAATGTCTTCAATTGAATCAATTAATGATACAATTGATAGTGTTCTTCGAAAATCATGTCCACAGGAAGAGACAAGGACTGTAGATTCCTCAGGTGTTGATGCTCTTCTATCTGCTGCATCAAAGACAGATACTGAACAAGAAGATGTAATGGAGGCAGCAGAAGTTTTGGCAATGATAGCATGTGCTTCAAATCATCACCAATCTCAAGTCAATGCTGAAGTAGAGAGCACTAATCCAGcttcaaaaatagaaaacaatccGTCGCATCAACCGGATACTGAAGTGAAAGCGGTTATTACCAGCACTACTGATGAGCCATCCATAAAAGACATGGATAAGGTTGATGATAATCACAAAAAAGATAATGCTATTGAACAACCAATTGCAGTTTCTGATTACGAACAAActtcaaaagaagaaaagtctGAACAAACACCACCTCATCCAGTTCATTCTGAAGATATTACTTCCACCAAAGAGGATGTTGCTTCAGCTGAAGTAGTTGATGAACCTTCTTTAGAAGTAAAAGAACTCAGAAAGGAAACTGAGGAAATTTTAAAAGGTCCTCTTATTGATCTCCCAGATGAGATGAAAACGATACTGGAAGAGTTGATGATGGAAGGAGATTTGCTGGAAGTTTCTTTGGATGAAACTCAGCAGATATGGAAAATATTGCAGGCAAGTCAACCTATTAATGATGAAAAATTTTTAGAATTGTGTGAATCAGAAGCTAGCCAAACAATACTCAAATCTAACGGTCTTGACAAAGAAGCCGACAGAAAACGGAAAAAGAAAGAGGAAGTAGCCATAACTAACTTTGCTGAGAAAAGGAAAAAGAAACAGCGTAATTCCACCGATGGGACTCCATTCTCCGGAAAAGacaataaaaaacatgaaaagaAGAAGAAGAGAAAAAGTGAAGGAAAGCAAAGCGTTCTTGATACTTTTGTTGCTTTTGATGACGATGAATATGCATTTTGTGCCGTTAAAGAAGCTACTGGTGGCTCAGTGTTTTGCCAACAACCAACCGGGGAAGAAGTCGATTGGTTACAATGTGATGGAGGATGTGAGGGATGGTTCCACTGTGTCTGTGTTTCAGTATCTCCTGAAGAAGCAAGAGAGTTGGATTATGTCTGTGAAAAATGTGCTGCAGCGAAACTTGCAAATTTCGAGTTGAACCTTTGTGAAGATATGCCCTCACAAATCGAAAGGCAGAACTCTGACTGCAGTAGTGGGATGGAGGTTGATGTTACAAATAGTACACCATCCATGTCACCTGCACCTGTGGTTTCTGCACCTGTTTGA